A genome region from Candidatus Neomarinimicrobiota bacterium includes the following:
- a CDS encoding MATE family efflux transporter: MMNLAAPIILASLSQTLMSLIDIAMVGRLGAAAVAAVGLASMFTFAISDSLNAIQAGVQTVVARREGEGRPREAGEALRSTHYFALVVGSIAGLLFVVGSRGLIPLINPDADVVAMGLSYILYRGPSLGLVMMGFAFYGFYNGISRPRIHLLVSVVANTLNVVLNYGLIFGHFGMPAMGVGGAGLATTISSAVAVALYALATRQNALRRRYPGIWRGPRQPDTLGKILRLSLPAGIQHFGVMAGFAAFMTFMGWVSTVALAATEIVINILSFSFMPATGFLFATQTLVSKSIGEGNFKRAEDSVQIATLLCLILMGSMGLVFISAPRFILGLFTPVEAIVAMGVLPLQILGLVQFADAVGMVNFGALRGAGDNVYPAVAEIMLMWLFLLPVTWFTAIHQGWGINAGWTALAAYIVIYAATFYLRFRHGPWRRIVI; this comes from the coding sequence GTGATGAACCTGGCTGCGCCCATCATTTTAGCCAGCCTCTCCCAGACCCTGATGAGTCTCATTGACATCGCCATGGTGGGGCGCTTGGGGGCCGCGGCGGTGGCGGCGGTGGGTCTAGCCAGCATGTTCACCTTTGCCATCAGCGACTCCCTGAACGCCATACAGGCCGGGGTCCAGACGGTTGTTGCCCGCCGGGAGGGTGAGGGCCGCCCCCGGGAGGCCGGCGAGGCCTTGCGCAGCACGCACTATTTTGCGCTGGTTGTGGGGTCCATCGCCGGCCTGCTGTTCGTCGTGGGCTCCCGGGGGCTCATACCCCTCATAAACCCCGATGCCGACGTGGTTGCCATGGGACTCAGCTACATTCTTTACCGCGGGCCCAGCCTCGGCCTGGTGATGATGGGATTCGCCTTTTACGGCTTTTACAACGGGATCAGCCGTCCCCGCATCCACCTCCTCGTGTCCGTGGTGGCCAACACCCTGAACGTGGTGCTCAACTACGGCCTCATCTTTGGCCACTTTGGGATGCCGGCTATGGGCGTGGGCGGGGCCGGCCTGGCCACCACCATCTCGTCCGCCGTGGCCGTGGCGCTCTATGCTCTGGCCACCCGGCAGAACGCCCTGCGAAGACGCTATCCCGGCATCTGGCGGGGGCCGCGCCAGCCGGACACGCTGGGCAAGATCCTCAGGCTTTCGTTGCCTGCCGGCATCCAGCACTTCGGGGTGATGGCGGGCTTTGCAGCCTTCATGACCTTTATGGGCTGGGTGAGCACCGTGGCCCTGGCAGCAACCGAAATTGTCATCAACATTCTGTCCTTTTCCTTTATGCCCGCCACCGGATTCCTGTTTGCCACTCAAACGCTGGTGAGCAAGAGCATCGGAGAGGGGAATTTCAAGCGCGCCGAGGACTCGGTGCAGATAGCCACCCTCCTGTGCCTGATCCTGATGGGCTCCATGGGGCTGGTGTTTATTTCGGCCCCGCGCTTCATTCTGGGCCTCTTTACCCCGGTGGAGGCCATTGTCGCCATGGGTGTCCTGCCCCTGCAGATTCTGGGTCTGGTGCAGTTCGCCGACGCCGTGGGCATGGTCAATTTCGGAGCCCTGCGCGGCGCGGGTGACAATGTCTATCCGGCCGTGGCCGAGATCATGCTCATGTGGCTCTTCCTGCTGCCTGTCACCTGGTTCACCGCCATCCACCAGGGCTGGGGCATCAATGCCGGCTGGACGGCCCTGGCGGCTTACATCGTTATCTATGCCGCCACGTTCTATCTACGCTTCCGCCACGGGCCCTGGCGGCGCATCGTCATTTGA
- the ssb gene encoding single-stranded DNA-binding protein: protein MQRNSVNKVILVGHVGADPEPRYTPSGTAVVNLRMATNESWRDADGNDQERTEWHRVVLWGKQAEFAANYIKKGQLISVEGSLQTRTWEDRNKVEQRTTEIRAQAITTLGGRKDSDAKPPEDAPGVSESPPDDDDIPF, encoded by the coding sequence ATGCAGCGAAACAGCGTCAACAAAGTAATCCTCGTCGGGCACGTGGGGGCCGACCCCGAGCCGCGCTACACACCGTCAGGCACCGCCGTGGTCAACCTGCGCATGGCCACCAACGAATCGTGGCGTGACGCCGACGGCAACGACCAGGAGCGCACCGAATGGCACCGGGTGGTGCTGTGGGGCAAACAGGCCGAGTTTGCCGCCAACTACATCAAGAAGGGCCAGCTGATCTCGGTGGAAGGCAGCCTGCAGACCCGCACCTGGGAAGACCGCAACAAGGTCGAGCAGCGTACCACCGAGATACGTGCCCAGGCCATCACCACCCTGGGCGGTCGCAAGGACAGCGACGCCAAACCCCCTGAGGATGCCCCCGGCGTCAGCGAGTCGCCCCCCGACGACGACGATATCCCATTCTAG